The genomic window GAGCCGATCATTTTTTTAGGATTGTCTTTTAAAGCAATCACCCAAGCGAGGTTATCGCCATTTTCAAACCCTTTATTAAATGCAGTAAGAAATGATTTTATTTCTAATAAATCTTTTGGCCTTTCTCTATAAATGTATTTCATCACATTCTCGTTGGTACGCATGGCAAAAAGGGCTTCGGCATCAGCAAGATCGTGTTCGCGGAGAATTAAACGGTCAGTTTCGAGTATGGGGAATTTTGTGAAATTTAAGGTTAGCATTTTTAAAGATCTTCTTTTTCTAAGATAAATCCATACTTGTCTTCAAATTCTTTGACTTCAGATTCAAAAGATTTTTTGGTGTGATGAATTTCTTGATTTTTAATATAATTGGTAACTGCTTGCAAACCAGATTCACTAACAGATACTGCAAAGTAGTCATCTTGCCACATAAAAGGTATGTCTGTTAGCATATTTTTATTGATCCAAAATGATGATTCTCCTTTTATGAGCTGAGCCACTTTTGCAATTGTTTGTTCTCTTCCTAGAGATATTAGACAGTGCATATGTTCGGTATATCCATTAATTGCCTGTAGAAAAATAGATTTTTCTCTACAATTTTCCATAATGTGCTTTTGAACTTTATAGCGGATGTTTTTTGTTAAATAGGGATGTCGGTTTTTGGTTGAGAACACTAGGTGAACCCAAATTCTTACATACGACATAATTGATGGTTTGATTAATCTAATATAAGGATTTTTGCGTTTCGCTAATTCATTAAACTCATTTTTTTTGCTAAAGCCCTTCAATTATATCACTAATTCAGTCCGCTGAAGCGGGCTGCGAGGAAATGCAGGCTGCAGTCGCATGGTGTGTTAAGCAACTTTGCTATTCATTGCAATTGGCTTCAGCCAATTGCAATGAAATTTACTTCCCAAACAGCGTTTTATAAATAGAATATTTGTAATTATCCTCAATGGCACTGGCAACGAAATAAGGTGCTTCGAAAAGTTCGGTTAACTTTTTTCTTAACTCAGCAAGAAATTCCGGTTTAATTTCTTCCAAATAAGCTCCAGATAGATTTTGCCTGCCTGACTTAAACCAAACGCCATCTACACTCATGGTTTTTACTACATACAGGTTGGGTTCTACAAAAGTTCTGCCCGAGAATTGTTCATAAGCATAGGTGTACAATAAAGTTTGGATTAAAGCTTTATTGATATGTTTGCCATCAGAATTGAATAATTCAGGGATGTCTTTAAAGGTTAACTTATCACTTCCTGTTTTGTAATCAATAATTTTAGTTACCCCATCTTTTACATCGACACGGTCTATAAAACCAAATATTTTAACGCTGGCTTCTCTTCCTTTAAGCGGGAAACTGATTTCAGCTTCTACTTTTTGCTCTAGGCTAATGATCGTAAATGGCGTTTGTGCTTCATCCTGATTTAAAATGATGTTTACATAGGCATCAACAATTGATAAAATTACCTTTTGCATTCCCTTATATTCCATCACTGTGTCGGGATTTTTAAACATCACAGCATTAAAAGCTTTCTGTATTAGCGAAGGGACTTTTTTACGCTTTTCTTTGATGTGCTCTGCAGTAATTTCAGCCGACGTTAAATCCTCGTAAAAATACTCCATCACTTTGTGTAAAATCGAACCGATTTCATTGGCTTCTACTACTGCACTGATCTCTTTAGGCTCTTTAATGCCTGCAATATAATTGAAAAAGAAATCTATCGGGTTGGAGATATATTGGGTAAGTGCCGATGGTGAAAGCACCTTCTTTTTATCGAGGTATTTCTGAAGCGTTTCCTGGATAAAGGCATTATTGGTTTTCTCGA from Flavobacterium sp. W4I14 includes these protein-coding regions:
- a CDS encoding putative transposase (product_source=KO:K07491; cath_funfam=3.30.70.1290; cog=COG1943; ko=KO:K07491; pfam=PF01797; smart=SM01321; superfamily=143422), translated to MSYVRIWVHLVFSTKNRHPYLTKNIRYKVQKHIMENCREKSIFLQAINGYTEHMHCLISLGREQTIAKVAQLIKGESSFWINKNMLTDIPFMWQDDYFAVSVSESGLQAVTNYIKNQEIHHTKKSFESEVKEFEDKYGFILEKEDL